Proteins from a single region of Scytonema millei VB511283:
- a CDS encoding nitric-oxide reductase large subunit has protein sequence MTDSIAVSGDRATTGGRSLSLPAWLVLICIIAFTTLLAAGAAIWKNAPPVPDVLQSPQQEIILTRAEIQAGQEIYLARGGQHIGSIWGHGSYLAPDWTADVLHRWGLSTAGVLYNGQPDFSQADLEALPAPERASLEARVSEQFKTNRYDPQTRTLLLTDAQTQGLKQVFQDYQPLLAHGSAVHSIPDGWFKDDTQIHNVTGFFAWTAWAASANRPNAPFSYTANWPADRLIGNQAPGQFITWSILSVVVLIAGIGVFLFIYLTQEETDEVQPVPARPAVRIPTPSQKVTSLFFGVAMTLFLVQILMGMFTAHYAVEGEGFYGIPLMQFLPYAASRTWHLQLALFWIATCWLAAGLYFAPRFGQYEPKHQALGNTVLLGALAIVVVGSIVGTWQAVTGVLDVKDSFLWGHQGYEYIELGRVWQLLLIGSMVFWLWLLYRAFKPALKQEKTPTGLSHFFLYSAITIPLFYSVGLAYTNHTSLSIAEYWRWWVIHLWVEGFFEVFATVVIAYLCSELGFLKKSSALRATYLTTILYLGSGVIGTLHHLYFSGTPSFIAAMGAVFSALEVVPLTLIGFEVLKTLKLSQEAEGFYRWPLRFFIATCFWNLVGAGVFGFLINPPIVLYYSQGLNTTPIHAHSALFGVYGCLALALMLFALREFVPEQAWNERLLRFSFWTINGGLVGMLVLGLIPNGFYQLAQSIEHGTWYARSAEVISSPWMRWTVWLRIPGDIIFAIGALTMFAFTVRAIVAVFRFPVKTTPPELPKAIAARSTEF, from the coding sequence ATGACTGATTCTATAGCAGTGAGTGGCGATCGCGCCACAACTGGAGGGCGATCGCTCAGCCTACCTGCCTGGTTAGTACTCATCTGCATCATTGCCTTTACAACCTTGCTAGCTGCCGGAGCAGCGATCTGGAAAAATGCCCCACCCGTCCCCGATGTGCTGCAATCCCCGCAACAAGAAATTATCCTGACGCGAGCCGAGATACAAGCGGGACAAGAAATCTATCTGGCACGCGGCGGGCAACACATTGGCAGTATTTGGGGACATGGCAGCTATCTCGCGCCCGATTGGACGGCTGACGTGCTGCATCGCTGGGGATTAAGCACTGCTGGTGTCCTCTATAACGGTCAACCAGATTTTTCTCAAGCAGACTTGGAGGCTTTACCCGCTCCCGAAAGAGCCAGCTTGGAAGCAAGGGTAAGCGAGCAGTTCAAGACTAACCGCTACGATCCCCAAACCCGCACGCTGCTCCTGACGGATGCTCAAACTCAAGGCTTAAAACAAGTTTTTCAAGATTATCAGCCACTTTTAGCGCATGGTTCTGCCGTTCACTCTATTCCTGATGGCTGGTTCAAAGACGATACTCAAATTCACAATGTCACTGGCTTCTTTGCCTGGACTGCTTGGGCAGCTTCTGCCAATCGCCCCAATGCTCCTTTCTCCTATACGGCGAATTGGCCTGCCGATCGCCTGATTGGTAATCAAGCCCCAGGACAGTTTATCACCTGGTCGATCCTATCGGTGGTGGTTCTGATTGCCGGTATTGGCGTGTTTCTATTTATCTACCTGACGCAAGAAGAAACAGATGAAGTCCAGCCCGTTCCGGCTCGTCCAGCCGTCCGCATTCCTACGCCCAGCCAGAAAGTAACCTCGCTATTTTTTGGCGTGGCGATGACATTGTTTCTGGTGCAAATTTTAATGGGGATGTTTACCGCGCACTATGCCGTGGAAGGGGAAGGATTTTACGGTATTCCCTTGATGCAATTCCTCCCTTACGCCGCTTCGCGCACCTGGCATTTGCAACTCGCTCTATTTTGGATTGCCACCTGTTGGTTAGCAGCTGGATTGTATTTTGCGCCTCGGTTCGGTCAGTACGAACCCAAGCATCAAGCCTTGGGTAATACCGTGCTGCTGGGAGCATTAGCGATCGTGGTAGTCGGCTCGATCGTTGGCACTTGGCAAGCCGTGACAGGCGTGCTAGACGTAAAAGATAGCTTCCTGTGGGGACACCAGGGCTACGAGTATATTGAATTAGGGCGAGTTTGGCAACTGCTGTTAATTGGCAGCATGGTTTTTTGGTTGTGGCTGCTGTACCGTGCCTTCAAGCCTGCCCTGAAACAGGAAAAAACTCCGACGGGGTTAAGTCACTTTTTCCTCTACAGTGCGATTACGATTCCCTTGTTCTATTCAGTAGGGTTAGCCTACACTAATCACACATCCCTGAGCATTGCAGAGTATTGGCGCTGGTGGGTGATTCACCTCTGGGTAGAAGGCTTCTTCGAGGTGTTTGCAACAGTGGTAATTGCCTATTTGTGTAGCGAACTGGGATTTCTCAAGAAATCTTCGGCATTACGTGCCACTTATCTTACCACAATTCTGTACTTGGGCAGTGGGGTAATCGGCACTTTGCACCATTTGTACTTCTCCGGTACGCCGTCGTTTATTGCCGCGATGGGAGCGGTGTTTTCGGCGCTGGAAGTCGTACCCCTGACACTGATTGGCTTTGAAGTCTTAAAGACCCTGAAACTGTCTCAGGAAGCCGAAGGGTTTTACCGTTGGCCCCTACGCTTTTTTATTGCCACCTGTTTCTGGAATTTAGTCGGTGCGGGAGTGTTTGGCTTTTTAATTAACCCGCCGATTGTCTTGTATTACTCTCAAGGACTGAATACGACTCCAATTCACGCCCATTCTGCTTTGTTTGGCGTGTATGGTTGTTTAGCTTTAGCGCTGATGTTGTTTGCCTTGCGGGAATTTGTGCCAGAGCAGGCTTGGAACGAGCGGCTCTTGCGTTTTAGCTTCTGGACGATTAATGGCGGTTTAGTTGGAATGCTGGTTTTAGGGCTAATTCCCAACGGTTTCTACCAATTGGCGCAGTCGATCGAACATGGCACTTGGTATGCTCGTAGTGCTG
- the priA gene encoding primosomal protein N', translating into MVGVNLTGRSVVAELQGYYQSQTNQRWLEVLVDCPGTQEIYTYKLPAQLTVQPGDILSVPFGANQVGAIALRFVEQPPVDLSPDKIRAVEDVVSRGFFPPAYWELLNRVAAYYYTPLIAAIRVALPPGLLGRSQRRIKLIGEIKPGVDAFCTPAAKEILALLQAQPNKDYSFVYLQRQVRNAYRGVRELLRLSLVESYLEPPRLTRPKLQKAVTLVSTGLERDLTSRQQEILDVLRRQGGDIWLSELLRLCNASPSTLKTLEQKGYVVIEEREMLRQEQGVLQAADAPKTLTAAQLQAVEAITQLEGCDRVLLHGVTGSGKTEVYLQAIAPILSQGKSALVLVPEIGLTPQLTDRFRARFGSKVCVYHSALSDGERYDTWRQMLLGEPQVVIGTRSAIFAPLPRLGLIILDEEHDSSFKQDSPIPTYHARTVAQWRAELENCPLVLGSATPSLESWISVRKRESGVGSRESEELPTTVNHQPSTINRQPSTINHQPTHYLSLPERIQSRPLPPVEVVDMRQEIQEGNRSIFSRSLSEALQQLQARGQQGILFIHRRGHSTFVSCRSCGYVLECPACDVSLSYHHVEEGAPQLLRCHYCNYSQSHPRNCPECGSPYLKFFGSGTQRVAQEITRLFPQLRFIRFDSDTTRTKGAHRTLLTQFANREADLLIGTQMLTKGLDLPQVTLIGVVAADGLLHLPDYRAAERAFQTLTQVAGRAGRGDDPGRVILQTYTPDHPVIQAVQQHEYERFVEAELQQRVALNYPPHGRLILLRLSSVEASAVENTAQAIASYFNNYITPGWEILGPAPANILRVANRYRWQILLKIAPDLQPVLPDWQQVRSLCPHNVSLTIDVDPLNLM; encoded by the coding sequence ATGGTCGGGGTAAATTTAACAGGCAGATCTGTGGTAGCTGAACTACAAGGATACTACCAATCGCAAACGAACCAGCGTTGGCTGGAAGTTTTGGTAGATTGTCCGGGAACGCAGGAGATATATACCTATAAGTTGCCAGCTCAATTGACGGTGCAGCCGGGAGATATTCTGAGCGTGCCGTTTGGAGCAAATCAAGTTGGAGCGATCGCCTTACGATTTGTAGAGCAGCCTCCTGTCGATCTATCCCCAGACAAAATTCGAGCTGTTGAGGATGTGGTGAGTCGCGGCTTTTTCCCACCTGCTTATTGGGAACTACTCAATCGAGTGGCAGCATACTACTACACTCCCTTGATTGCAGCAATTCGCGTTGCTTTGCCCCCTGGATTGTTAGGGCGATCGCAGCGTCGGATTAAACTAATTGGGGAAATCAAACCTGGTGTTGATGCGTTCTGCACTCCGGCGGCGAAAGAAATTTTGGCACTGCTGCAAGCTCAACCGAATAAGGACTACAGCTTTGTTTACCTGCAAAGACAAGTCAGGAATGCCTATCGGGGCGTGCGAGAATTGTTGCGCCTGTCGTTGGTAGAAAGTTATCTAGAACCACCCCGCCTGACACGCCCCAAGTTGCAAAAAGCGGTGACATTGGTAAGTACCGGGTTAGAACGAGATCTTACGTCTCGACAACAGGAAATTTTAGACGTGTTGCGACGGCAGGGCGGCGATATTTGGTTGAGCGAACTGTTACGACTGTGTAACGCTAGTCCTAGTACCCTCAAAACATTAGAACAGAAGGGCTATGTTGTCATTGAAGAACGGGAAATGCTGCGGCAAGAACAAGGAGTGTTGCAAGCAGCAGACGCGCCAAAAACACTGACAGCAGCTCAGTTACAAGCAGTAGAGGCAATTACTCAACTAGAAGGATGCGATCGCGTCTTATTGCATGGGGTGACGGGATCGGGTAAAACTGAAGTTTATCTACAGGCGATCGCGCCCATATTAAGTCAAGGTAAATCGGCTCTAGTTTTAGTACCAGAAATCGGTCTAACTCCCCAACTTACCGATCGTTTTCGCGCTCGCTTCGGTAGCAAAGTATGCGTCTACCATAGCGCCCTCTCAGATGGAGAAAGATACGATACCTGGCGACAAATGCTCTTAGGAGAACCCCAAGTTGTTATTGGTACTCGTTCTGCTATTTTTGCCCCCTTACCCCGTCTTGGCTTAATTATTTTAGACGAGGAACACGACAGCAGCTTTAAGCAAGATTCCCCCATTCCCACCTACCACGCCCGTACCGTCGCCCAGTGGCGCGCTGAATTAGAAAACTGTCCCTTAGTATTAGGTTCTGCAACCCCCTCGTTGGAAAGTTGGATAAGTGTCAGAAAACGGGAGTCGGGAGTCGGGAGTCGGGAGTCGGAGGAATTACCAACAACCGTCAACCATCAACCGTCAACCATCAACCGTCAACCGTCAACCATCAACCATCAACCAACACATTACCTCTCCTTACCAGAACGCATCCAATCCCGCCCCTTACCACCTGTAGAAGTGGTAGATATGCGTCAGGAGATTCAGGAGGGCAATCGCTCGATTTTCAGCCGTTCTCTGTCGGAGGCTTTGCAGCAGTTGCAAGCACGGGGACAGCAGGGAATTTTATTTATCCATCGGCGGGGACACAGTACGTTTGTTTCGTGTCGCAGTTGCGGTTACGTGCTGGAGTGTCCTGCTTGCGATGTGTCGTTGTCCTATCACCATGTAGAAGAGGGTGCACCGCAGTTGTTGCGGTGTCATTACTGCAATTACAGTCAATCTCATCCTCGTAATTGTCCCGAATGCGGTTCCCCTTATTTGAAATTTTTTGGTAGCGGGACGCAGCGGGTAGCGCAGGAAATTACGCGATTGTTTCCCCAATTGCGATTTATTCGGTTTGATAGCGATACAACTCGGACTAAAGGGGCGCACCGGACGCTGTTAACTCAGTTTGCCAACAGGGAGGCAGATTTATTAATTGGGACGCAAATGCTGACGAAAGGGTTAGATCTGCCCCAAGTTACTTTGATTGGTGTGGTAGCGGCGGATGGATTATTGCATTTACCCGATTACAGAGCCGCAGAACGGGCATTTCAAACTTTAACTCAGGTAGCGGGAAGGGCAGGACGGGGTGACGATCCTGGTAGAGTGATTTTACAAACCTACACTCCCGATCATCCGGTGATTCAAGCCGTACAGCAGCATGAATATGAAAGGTTTGTAGAAGCGGAGTTGCAACAGCGGGTGGCGTTGAATTATCCGCCTCACGGACGATTGATTTTGTTGCGTTTGAGTAGTGTTGAGGCAAGTGCGGTAGAAAATACAGCGCAAGCGATCGCATCCTATTTCAATAATTACATTACGCCTGGATGGGAAATTTTGGGACCAGCGCCAGCGAATATCTTGCGGGTAGCTAATCGTTACCGTTGGCAAATTCTGCTCAAAATTGCCCCAGATTTGCAACCAGTATTACCCGATTGGCAGCAGGTGCGATCGCTTTGTCCTCATAATGTGAGTTTGACCATCGATGTCGATCCGCTCAATTTGATGTAG
- a CDS encoding GNAT family N-acetyltransferase, translated as MDSKFLLRPAQSADTDAIFDLIKALAEYEKLSHAVIGSVEALQEHLFGSRPYIEAIVAECDEKAVGFALYFYNYSTFLTKPGIYLEDLFVLPEYRRQGIGKAIFKYLAKLAVEKDCGRLEWSVLDWNEPAIAFYQQMGAKILPDWRICRLTDTALTELASDPRL; from the coding sequence ATGGACTCTAAATTTCTTTTGCGTCCGGCTCAAAGCGCCGATACAGATGCAATTTTCGACCTAATTAAAGCTCTGGCGGAGTATGAAAAATTATCTCATGCAGTCATTGGTAGTGTTGAGGCATTGCAAGAGCATCTATTCGGTTCTCGTCCTTATATAGAGGCGATTGTAGCTGAATGTGACGAGAAAGCTGTAGGATTTGCACTGTATTTCTACAATTACTCTACCTTTCTCACAAAGCCAGGAATTTATTTAGAAGATTTATTTGTCTTGCCAGAGTATCGCCGCCAGGGGATCGGTAAGGCAATATTCAAATATTTGGCAAAGTTAGCAGTCGAAAAAGATTGCGGTAGATTGGAATGGAGCGTACTAGATTGGAACGAACCCGCGATCGCTTTTTATCAACAGATGGGCGCTAAGATTTTGCCAGATTGGCGAATTTGTCGCCTCACCGATACAGCTTTGACAGAGTTAGCCAGCGATCCCCGCTTGTAG
- a CDS encoding serine/threonine protein kinase has translation MNYSDRLTSRYEIQQQLAKKAGRKTLLGRDLETQQLVVIKLLSFGIDFEWEALKLFEREAETLKALSHPAIPKYLDFFEFDTPYSKGFALVQSYVEGKSLETELKAGRTFSEVEVKQLAKSVLEILLYLHGQKPPVIHRDLKPSNILLGDRIEKIYLVDFGSVQTLASKEGGTMTVVGTYGYMPPEQFGDRAVPASDLYSLGTTLIYLVTGTHPADLPHKNGHIQFESVASLSPEFTRWLQWMTEPNLDRRLSSAREALAALEQPVNIVPTISQPFGSKIKLHQDANFVEILLPSKGFSPEIVSLSLFAIAWNSFLVFWLASALITAPMGMNLFFALFSLPFLGAGASMVWRILSALFGKVRITIDPQQISRSYEMLGFRFKQPRHQAPRQAIEKLAILSFGRVSRLTIWAGTRKYELGNDGSISPSEVDWLAQELSTWLGIPINKS, from the coding sequence ATGAACTATAGCGATCGCCTAACTTCGCGCTACGAAATTCAACAACAATTGGCAAAAAAAGCCGGACGCAAAACGCTGTTAGGGCGGGATTTAGAAACTCAGCAATTAGTTGTTATCAAACTTCTCTCCTTTGGAATAGATTTTGAGTGGGAAGCATTGAAGTTATTTGAACGGGAAGCAGAAACTTTAAAAGCTTTATCTCACCCCGCTATTCCCAAATATTTAGATTTTTTTGAATTCGATACACCCTACAGTAAAGGGTTTGCTCTGGTACAGTCTTATGTGGAAGGAAAATCTTTAGAGACAGAACTCAAGGCTGGACGAACTTTTAGTGAGGTGGAAGTCAAACAATTAGCTAAATCAGTACTAGAAATTTTGCTCTACCTCCACGGACAAAAACCACCCGTCATTCACCGCGATCTGAAACCTAGCAATATTTTGCTTGGGGATCGCATAGAAAAAATATATTTAGTCGATTTCGGTTCCGTCCAAACTCTAGCTTCCAAGGAAGGCGGAACGATGACAGTCGTGGGGACCTACGGTTATATGCCTCCCGAACAATTTGGCGATCGCGCCGTTCCCGCCTCCGATTTATATAGCTTGGGTACAACTTTAATTTACTTGGTTACGGGGACTCATCCCGCCGATTTACCACACAAAAACGGACACATTCAATTTGAATCGGTGGCAAGTTTGAGTCCTGAATTTACCCGCTGGTTACAGTGGATGACCGAACCAAATTTAGATCGGCGCTTGAGTTCGGCTCGGGAAGCATTAGCAGCTTTAGAACAACCCGTAAATATCGTACCGACAATTTCGCAACCGTTTGGGAGTAAGATTAAATTACATCAAGATGCCAATTTTGTAGAAATTTTGCTTCCTAGCAAAGGTTTTAGTCCTGAAATTGTCTCTTTAAGCTTATTTGCGATCGCGTGGAATTCGTTTTTAGTATTTTGGCTAGCCTCGGCTCTCATAACAGCACCAATGGGCATGAATCTCTTCTTCGCCTTATTTTCACTTCCTTTTTTGGGCGCGGGTGCAAGCATGGTTTGGCGAATTCTCTCAGCTTTATTTGGTAAAGTCCGAATTACTATAGATCCTCAACAAATATCCCGCAGCTACGAAATGTTGGGCTTCCGATTTAAACAGCCGCGCCATCAAGCACCGAGACAAGCGATTGAAAAACTGGCGATTTTATCTTTTGGTCGTGTCTCTCGCCTGACAATTTGGGCGGGAACCAGAAAATACGAACTCGGTAACGATGGTTCCATCTCTCCCTCAGAAGTTGACTGGCTAGCTCAAGAACTCAGCACGTGGTTGGGAATACCGATTAATAAGTCGTAA
- a CDS encoding nucleotidyltransferase family protein — protein MTITAIELPMEKIRDFCEQWQVAELALFGSVLRDDFRPDSDIDILIAFSPTAKRGLTETMQMRDQLQGIFNRKVDLIVKAAIERSENWLRRKNILESAQTIYVARSRISH, from the coding sequence ATGACCATCACTGCAATAGAACTGCCGATGGAGAAAATTCGAGACTTTTGCGAACAATGGCAGGTAGCAGAATTAGCCCTATTTGGTTCCGTTCTCCGAGATGATTTCCGCCCCGACAGCGACATTGATATTTTGATCGCTTTTTCTCCAACCGCAAAACGTGGGTTAACCGAAACCATGCAAATGCGCGATCAACTCCAAGGAATTTTTAATCGAAAAGTAGACTTAATCGTTAAAGCGGCGATCGAGCGCAGTGAAAATTGGTTGAGACGTAAAAACATTTTAGAATCAGCACAAACTATCTATGTCGCGCGATCGAGAATCTCTCATTGA
- the tatA gene encoding twin-arginine translocase TatA/TatE family subunit: MFGLGWAEVGVIFIIAILIFGPKKIPEIGSSLGKTLRGFKEELKNPQEDRPESED; encoded by the coding sequence ATGTTTGGTCTAGGATGGGCAGAAGTCGGAGTCATCTTTATCATCGCAATTCTCATCTTTGGTCCCAAGAAAATTCCCGAAATCGGTAGTTCCCTCGGTAAAACACTACGCGGCTTTAAAGAAGAACTGAAAAATCCTCAAGAAGATCGCCCTGAATCGGAAGATTAA
- a CDS encoding HepT-like ribonuclease domain-containing protein: MSRDRESLIDIANAIRRILRYTDSVGRAELETNDEKLSAILYQITIIGEATKRLSQPFRQQHPEIPWREMAGMRDFIVHKYDQLDFEVVWDVVQNKLSELLSSIEVLL; this comes from the coding sequence ATGTCGCGCGATCGAGAATCTCTCATTGACATCGCCAACGCCATCAGACGCATTTTGCGCTATACAGATAGCGTCGGTCGAGCCGAACTAGAAACTAATGATGAAAAGTTGTCTGCAATACTCTATCAAATTACGATTATCGGCGAAGCAACCAAACGACTATCTCAGCCATTTCGTCAGCAACATCCAGAAATTCCTTGGCGAGAAATGGCGGGAATGCGAGATTTCATTGTCCACAAATACGATCAGCTTGATTTTGAGGTTGTATGGGATGTAGTTCAAAATAAACTTTCAGAACTTTTAAGCTCGATTGAGGTTTTGTTATAA
- a CDS encoding RpoD/SigA family RNA polymerase sigma factor — MYERKQPYQHDRFPTPEFNSDIEIAEIEVITALNREVESEPEQLPELTTPNIEETAIALTEGWEADERDFDGIGAARASEYQKTQFDDAVGAFFKEMARYPLLKAEEEVELARRVRFLVEVEEIQKGLQKQLKRQPNREELIAQLGISEKQLEHHLYLGRVAKRKMIRSNLRLVVSIAKRYLNRGLPFLDLIQEGAMGLNRATEKFDPDKGYKFSTYAYWWIRQAITRAIANDARTIRLPIHIVEKLNKLKKYQRELKQKLQRNPSEIELAAALEVPPEQLRQLQQLRRKALSLNHRVGKEEDTELVDLLEDNDAQSPEQQMSETMMRQEIWDVLGDVLTPREKDVISLRYGLTTSEPCTLEEVGCLFNLSRERVRQIQSKAMRKLRRPHIAKRLKGWLL; from the coding sequence ATGTACGAAAGAAAGCAGCCGTACCAACACGATCGCTTCCCTACCCCGGAATTCAATAGCGATATAGAAATTGCCGAAATAGAGGTAATTACCGCTTTGAATCGAGAAGTCGAATCGGAACCAGAGCAGCTACCCGAGCTAACAACACCCAATATAGAAGAAACAGCGATCGCCTTGACAGAAGGATGGGAGGCAGACGAGCGAGACTTTGATGGGATTGGAGCAGCAAGAGCTTCGGAGTATCAAAAAACTCAGTTTGACGATGCAGTGGGAGCGTTTTTTAAAGAAATGGCGCGTTATCCCTTGCTGAAAGCAGAAGAAGAAGTAGAATTGGCGCGTCGAGTCCGGTTTTTAGTTGAAGTTGAAGAAATTCAAAAAGGACTACAAAAGCAACTCAAACGTCAACCAAACCGCGAAGAATTGATAGCACAGTTAGGAATTTCAGAAAAACAATTAGAACACCACCTGTATTTGGGACGAGTGGCAAAGCGGAAAATGATCCGTTCTAATTTACGCTTGGTAGTTTCCATCGCCAAACGCTATTTGAATCGCGGTTTGCCATTTCTAGATCTGATTCAAGAAGGCGCAATGGGACTCAATCGCGCCACAGAAAAATTCGATCCCGACAAGGGATATAAGTTTTCTACCTATGCCTATTGGTGGATTCGTCAAGCAATTACGCGGGCGATCGCTAATGATGCTAGAACAATTCGGTTACCAATTCACATTGTTGAAAAATTAAATAAACTTAAAAAATATCAACGCGAGCTGAAGCAAAAACTTCAACGCAATCCCTCAGAAATTGAATTAGCCGCAGCATTAGAAGTTCCGCCAGAACAATTACGTCAATTACAACAGTTACGGCGCAAGGCTTTATCTCTGAATCATCGAGTCGGGAAAGAGGAAGATACAGAATTAGTCGATCTCCTAGAAGACAACGACGCTCAATCCCCCGAACAACAGATGAGCGAAACCATGATGAGACAGGAAATTTGGGATGTTTTAGGCGATGTTCTTACTCCCAGGGAAAAAGACGTAATTTCTCTGCGTTACGGTTTGACGACAAGCGAACCTTGTACTTTGGAGGAAGTCGGTTGTTTGTTCAATCTCTCTCGCGAGAGAGTCAGACAAATCCAAAGTAAAGCCATGCGGAAGTTGCGTCGTCCTCATATTGCCAAACGCTTGAAAGGGTGGCTGTTGTAA